The following coding sequences are from one Campylobacter sp. RM16187 window:
- a CDS encoding cupin domain-containing protein gives MKNFSLALCSILLAFGSLNAHPLVPEADRSVQVYKKDALVPWNRENAGGGVGPLLGDFAYNRHQTTDQDAFREIGWLTLPKGASIGLHKHIDNEDVYIIISGKGVFTDSHGKQTEVGPGDVTIARPGQSHGLANTGEEPLVFINVVAKTQILDKK, from the coding sequence ATGAAAAATTTTAGTCTTGCTCTTTGCTCTATCTTGCTTGCATTTGGCTCTTTAAACGCTCATCCGCTCGTGCCTGAAGCAGATAGAAGCGTTCAAGTGTATAAAAAAGATGCGCTCGTGCCTTGGAACCGCGAAAACGCAGGCGGTGGCGTAGGTCCTTTGCTCGGAGATTTTGCGTATAATCGCCATCAAACCACCGATCAAGACGCCTTTAGAGAGATCGGTTGGCTAACCTTGCCAAAGGGTGCTTCCATCGGGCTTCATAAGCACATCGATAACGAGGATGTTTATATCATCATTTCAGGCAAAGGCGTCTTTACCGACTCTCACGGCAAGCAGACTGAAGTGGGTCCCGGTGATGTGACTATCGCTCGTCCGGGGCAATCTCACGGTCTAGCAAACACGGGCGAAGAGCCGTTAGTTTTTATAAATGTAGTTGCAAAAACTCAAATTTTAGATAAAAAATAA
- a CDS encoding phosphorylase family protein, which translates to MIISAGRNEIFDFALPMGVGLVDMSINLTKFLCENRANLPDEIIFIGSAGLYKSGEIFEIYESKIAGNIEISSLENKSYTPCETQISSVQICDKNLNAKVPRETIQVNSSNFITTDENLAYKLAELGYTLENMEFFAVLKVAKKFKIPARGLFVATNFCDQNAHEDFIKNHQKAKEKLINSLKERKLI; encoded by the coding sequence GTGATAATCTCTGCCGGTCGTAATGAAATTTTTGATTTCGCTCTGCCGATGGGAGTAGGGCTTGTGGACATGAGTATAAATTTGACGAAATTTTTATGTGAAAATAGAGCAAATTTGCCTGATGAAATTATATTTATAGGTTCGGCAGGACTTTATAAAAGCGGAGAAATTTTTGAAATTTATGAGAGCAAAATAGCTGGAAATATCGAAATTTCAAGTTTAGAAAATAAAAGTTACACTCCGTGTGAAACTCAAATTTCATCAGTACAAATCTGTGACAAAAATTTAAATGCCAAAGTTCCACGTGAAACTATCCAAGTAAATTCATCAAATTTTATCACGACCGATGAAAATTTGGCATACAAGCTTGCAGAGCTTGGCTATACTTTGGAAAATATGGAATTTTTTGCAGTGTTAAAAGTGGCTAAGAAATTTAAAATTCCAGCTCGAGGGTTATTTGTCGCAACAAATTTTTGCGACCAAAACGCGCATGAAGACTTTATAAAAAATCATCAGAAGGCCAAAGAGAAACTTATAAATTCACTTAAAGAGAGAAAATTGATATGA
- the rlmN gene encoding 23S rRNA (adenine(2503)-C(2))-methyltransferase RlmN, whose translation MRNLLDYTLEELESELSPKFRAKQIYEWVYKKGADSFDEMLNLPKAMREQLAQEFYFDPLSCVKAEQSSDGSIKYLFELKDGSRIESVLLPMKEEQTHEDGKISRHARYTICVSSQVGCRMGCSFCLTAKGGLKRNLTPGEIVGQILWIKKANNIPYERRINIVYMGMGEPLDNLNNVSKAIKILMENDGLAIGARRQTVSTSGLGSQIKKLGEMDLGVLLAISLHAVTDELRTKLMPINKAYNIESVMQAVKEFPIDMRKRVMFEYLVIKDMNDSIKDAKKLVKLLHGIKAKVNLIYFNPHEGSEYGRPELEDMLKFQEYLRDHGVTCTIRQSKGLDISAACGQLKQRSESK comes from the coding sequence ATGAGAAATTTGCTTGATTATACGCTTGAGGAGCTTGAGAGTGAGCTAAGCCCAAAATTTCGTGCCAAGCAAATTTACGAATGGGTTTATAAGAAAGGCGCAGATAGCTTTGATGAGATGTTAAATTTGCCAAAGGCTATGCGAGAACAGCTTGCACAGGAGTTTTACTTCGATCCGTTAAGTTGTGTGAAAGCCGAGCAGAGCAGTGACGGCTCGATCAAGTATCTTTTTGAGCTTAAAGACGGCTCGCGTATAGAGAGTGTTTTGCTACCGATGAAAGAAGAACAGACTCACGAAGACGGCAAAATTTCGCGCCATGCTCGATACACCATCTGTGTAAGTTCGCAGGTAGGCTGTCGCATGGGCTGTTCGTTTTGTCTTACTGCCAAAGGAGGACTAAAGCGAAATTTAACTCCGGGCGAGATCGTGGGGCAAATTTTATGGATAAAAAAGGCTAATAATATCCCTTATGAGAGGCGTATAAATATCGTTTATATGGGCATGGGCGAGCCGCTTGATAACTTAAATAACGTCTCAAAAGCGATTAAAATTCTTATGGAAAACGACGGACTTGCTATCGGTGCTAGAAGGCAGACTGTGTCCACTAGCGGGCTTGGTTCTCAGATAAAAAAGCTCGGAGAGATGGATCTGGGAGTGCTGCTTGCGATTTCACTTCATGCTGTTACTGACGAGCTTCGCACAAAGCTCATGCCGATAAACAAGGCTTATAATATTGAATCCGTAATGCAAGCAGTCAAGGAATTCCCCATCGATATGAGGAAGCGAGTGATGTTTGAGTATCTTGTCATCAAAGATATGAATGATAGTATAAAAGACGCAAAAAAGCTTGTGAAGCTGCTTCACGGCATCAAAGCAAAAGTAAATCTTATCTATTTTAATCCTCACGAAGGAAGCGAATACGGACGACCCGAGCTTGAAGATATGCTTAAATTTCAGGAATATCTGCGCGATCATGGTGTGACCTGTACGATTCGTCAAAGCAAAGGGCTTGATATCTCGGCGGCTTGCGGACAGCTCAAACAAAGAAGCGAGAGCAAATGA
- a CDS encoding pseudouridine synthase family protein: MPYINKFITIADSQKAYEVLINSGFKMREAQRLIDRGRLLCDGVVVNEKNAVLNGEICLIDYETNPRGLEPIFECEQFAVFDKPSGVLSHPNGRNCEYSLNDEIWHLYGREASVAHRLDFETSGLIVVAQNRASQIKLKKLFESREVKKCYVAMTSGEIKNDMTIEAKMDLANNYDDVKMRMQICEDGKDAVTKISPIEYFADIDATFVRAVPLTGRQHQIRLHLFHVEHKILGEPLYGLDREQIIKILDKEMSEIDRINLTGASRLLLHSDEILFELDGKNYHIKSKFDAKTEFYKFAKEKFELT; encoded by the coding sequence TTGCCTTATATAAATAAATTTATTACCATTGCCGATTCCCAAAAAGCCTATGAAGTACTGATAAATTCAGGCTTTAAGATGAGAGAAGCGCAGCGACTTATAGATAGAGGAAGGCTTCTTTGCGATGGTGTTGTGGTGAATGAAAAAAACGCTGTTTTAAACGGTGAAATTTGTCTGATTGACTACGAAACGAATCCGCGCGGACTTGAGCCGATATTTGAATGCGAGCAGTTTGCCGTCTTTGATAAACCAAGTGGAGTTTTAAGCCATCCAAACGGTAGAAACTGCGAATACTCACTAAACGATGAAATTTGGCATCTATATGGTCGAGAGGCAAGCGTGGCACATCGCTTGGATTTTGAAACGAGCGGCTTAATCGTCGTCGCACAAAATAGAGCCTCTCAAATAAAACTAAAAAAGCTTTTTGAAAGCAGAGAAGTTAAAAAATGCTACGTCGCGATGACAAGCGGCGAGATCAAAAACGACATGACAATAGAAGCCAAAATGGATCTTGCAAACAACTACGACGATGTAAAAATGCGTATGCAAATTTGTGAAGACGGCAAGGATGCAGTTACTAAAATTTCACCGATAGAGTATTTTGCCGACATAGATGCAACCTTTGTTCGAGCCGTTCCGCTTACAGGAAGGCAACATCAAATTCGCTTACATTTGTTTCACGTAGAACACAAAATTTTAGGCGAACCACTTTATGGATTAGATCGAGAGCAGATAATCAAAATTTTAGACAAAGAGATGAGCGAAATAGACAGGATAAATTTAACCGGCGCGAGCAGACTTTTGCTTCATTCGGATGAAATTTTATTTGAATTAGACGGCAAAAACTATCATATTAAGTCAAAATTTGACGCAAAAACCGAATTTTATAAATTTGCAAAAGAGAAATTTGAACTAACTTAA
- the hisF gene encoding imidazole glycerol phosphate synthase subunit HisF → MNKFAKRIIPCLDVKDGRVVKGVNFVDLVDAGDPVEIAKRYNEEGADELTFLDITATHLRRDTIVDVVEKVARELFIPLTVGGGIKTLDDISRLLNVGCDKISLNSAAIHNPNLIDEAANKFGSQCVVVAIDAKSFESGYHVFINGGRIDTGKDAFAWAKEVQERGAGEILLTSMDRDGTKNGYDLDITRMFSKLNIPVIASGGAGNMEHIKEAFLAGADACLAASIFHFREVEIKKLKEYLRENGIEIRL, encoded by the coding sequence GTGAATAAATTTGCCAAACGTATAATCCCATGCCTTGATGTTAAAGATGGTCGCGTCGTAAAGGGCGTAAATTTCGTAGATTTAGTGGATGCCGGAGATCCTGTTGAGATCGCCAAAAGATACAACGAAGAGGGCGCTGATGAGCTTACTTTCCTTGATATTACCGCAACTCATCTTAGGCGAGATACGATCGTGGATGTTGTGGAGAAAGTTGCTCGCGAGCTATTTATCCCGCTAACCGTGGGCGGTGGTATCAAAACGCTTGACGATATTTCACGGCTTTTAAACGTAGGGTGCGACAAGATCAGCCTAAACTCAGCAGCCATTCACAATCCAAATTTGATAGACGAAGCGGCAAATAAATTCGGCTCTCAGTGTGTCGTGGTAGCGATTGACGCTAAGAGCTTTGAGAGCGGCTATCATGTGTTTATAAACGGCGGCAGGATAGATACGGGCAAGGATGCCTTTGCTTGGGCGAAAGAGGTTCAAGAGCGCGGCGCGGGCGAGATACTGCTAACTTCTATGGACAGAGACGGCACTAAAAACGGCTACGACCTTGATATCACGCGCATGTTTAGTAAGCTTAATATCCCTGTTATCGCAAGTGGAGGTGCTGGCAATATGGAGCATATTAAAGAGGCGTTTTTGGCGGGTGCTGATGCTTGTTTGGCTGCTTCTATCTTTCACTTTAGAGAAGTTGAGATCAAAAAACTTAAAGAGTATCTGCGTGAAAACGGTATTGAGATTAGGCTTTGA
- a CDS encoding KpsF/GutQ family sugar-phosphate isomerase, with protein MQDMIQIASEVLKEEAAELIRQANKLGSEIDEAVNLIYNAKGKVIVTGVGKSGHIGAKIAATLASTGTPSFFIHPTEAMHGDLGMIDENDVVLAISFSGESDELVRILPHIKRFGIKIIGMAKSKESSLGKFSDALLKLDIIKEACPLNIAPTTSTTLTLALGDALAVCLMKKREFKKEDFANFHPGGSLGKRLFVKVKDVMKTQNLPIIKDDVSLKSAIDAMTHGKLGNVLLVNNEGKLKAVLSDGDLRRALMSESFDINEKAITYATKTPKTLTNKEMLAIDSLKLIEEYKIQILVVLDEGERPIGVLHIHDLSSLGL; from the coding sequence ATGCAAGATATGATACAAATCGCAAGCGAAGTGCTAAAAGAAGAGGCCGCCGAGCTCATTAGGCAAGCTAACAAGCTTGGAAGCGAGATAGATGAGGCGGTAAATTTGATATATAACGCCAAAGGCAAGGTAATCGTAACAGGAGTCGGCAAAAGCGGGCATATAGGCGCTAAGATAGCTGCCACGCTTGCAAGCACGGGCACGCCAAGCTTTTTTATACACCCGACCGAGGCGATGCACGGCGACCTTGGGATGATAGATGAAAATGACGTTGTTTTGGCGATTAGCTTTAGCGGCGAGAGCGATGAGCTCGTGCGAATTTTGCCGCATATCAAGCGATTTGGTATCAAGATAATCGGCATGGCAAAGAGCAAGGAAAGTAGCCTTGGCAAATTTAGCGACGCTCTTTTAAAATTAGACATCATCAAAGAGGCCTGCCCGCTAAATATCGCTCCTACAACCTCAACCACTCTCACACTGGCTCTTGGCGACGCACTTGCGGTTTGCTTGATGAAAAAAAGAGAGTTTAAGAAAGAGGATTTTGCGAATTTCCATCCCGGCGGAAGCCTTGGCAAGAGGCTATTTGTCAAGGTTAAAGACGTAATGAAAACGCAAAATTTACCGATCATAAAAGATGATGTTAGCCTTAAATCAGCGATTGACGCGATGACTCACGGCAAGCTTGGTAACGTCTTGTTAGTTAATAACGAAGGCAAGCTAAAGGCCGTTTTAAGCGACGGAGACTTGCGTAGAGCGCTTATGAGCGAGAGCTTTGACATCAACGAAAAAGCGATAACCTACGCAACTAAAACGCCAAAAACACTAACAAACAAAGAGATGTTAGCAATAGATTCGCTAAAGCTGATAGAAGAGTACAAGATCCAAATTTTAGTAGTGCTTGACGAGGGCGAAAGACCGATCGGAGTGCTGCATATACATGATTTATCGAGTTTGGGGCTATAA
- the rsmA gene encoding 16S rRNA (adenine(1518)-N(6)/adenine(1519)-N(6))-dimethyltransferase RsmA, with amino-acid sequence MIKAKKHFGQNFLHDQNVLNKIIQSIPKDMQNIVEIGSGLGDLTSKILQISSLVTSYEIDSELYELLEKKFAKEIKDGRLRLFCVDALSQWDESGLSETDYFLTANLPYYVATKMILNAIEDERCRGLVVMIQKEVAVKFSAKGGESEFSALAILASLQGGCELLFDVPSECFNPPPKVTSSVIKIQKSKNLIGKNAVFKTKFEYEKFKNLLKTAFSAPRKTLSKNLSANFDKSLLAEIYGELNLSQNLRPHEIDANVYLKIFKKLKVNDERRQSCSLKRKE; translated from the coding sequence ATGATCAAGGCAAAGAAACATTTTGGGCAAAACTTTTTACATGATCAAAATGTGCTGAACAAAATCATCCAATCGATTCCCAAAGATATGCAAAACATAGTAGAAATTGGGTCTGGCTTAGGTGATTTGACGTCAAAAATTTTGCAAATTTCAAGCTTAGTTACAAGCTACGAGATAGATAGCGAGCTTTACGAACTGCTTGAAAAAAAGTTTGCAAAAGAGATCAAAGACGGACGATTAAGACTTTTTTGCGTAGATGCGTTAAGTCAGTGGGACGAAAGCGGTTTGAGTGAGACAGACTACTTTTTAACGGCAAATTTGCCATACTACGTCGCCACAAAGATGATTTTAAACGCTATCGAAGATGAGAGATGTCGCGGGCTTGTTGTGATGATACAAAAAGAGGTCGCGGTCAAATTTAGCGCTAAAGGCGGCGAAAGCGAGTTTAGCGCGCTGGCGATTTTAGCTTCGCTTCAAGGCGGCTGCGAGCTGCTTTTTGACGTGCCAAGCGAGTGTTTTAACCCGCCTCCCAAAGTAACCTCATCTGTTATAAAAATTCAAAAAAGCAAAAATTTGATAGGCAAAAACGCTGTTTTTAAAACTAAATTTGAGTATGAAAAATTTAAAAATTTATTAAAAACCGCTTTTAGCGCACCGAGAAAGACGCTTAGCAAAAATTTATCTGCAAATTTCGATAAATCCTTGCTGGCTGAAATTTACGGCGAGCTAAATTTGAGCCAAAATTTACGTCCTCACGAGATCGACGCCAATGTTTATCTAAAAATATTTAAAAAACTAAAGGTAAACGATGAACGAAGACAAAGTTGTAGTCTCAAAAGGAAAGAGTAA
- a CDS encoding ABC transporter ATP-binding protein, with the protein MNAIEVKNVTHFYGKKLIYENLSFSVKQGSVFGILGRNGVGKSTLINILMGYIRPKSGECRVLGKNSFNLDNDTKRDIALLFEGFTSFDHLGIAQYEEFLSAFYPRWDSKIYNDLAKLLKLSKDQKLNSMSFGQKSQVILASLFAQDAKVLIFDDYSMGLDAGYRRLFGDYLKDYLDGKDKTVIVTSHVMSDLENLIDEFLIVERGGRIFQSKMSEFMREFKVYKLPKELDVSKENFKNVDEFKHHKMAYGFVNLDGFEAQNASFEDKFLGFVGRYE; encoded by the coding sequence ATGAACGCTATCGAGGTAAAAAACGTCACTCATTTTTACGGCAAAAAGCTGATTTATGAAAATTTGAGCTTTAGCGTGAAACAGGGCAGTGTCTTTGGAATTTTGGGCAGAAACGGAGTGGGCAAAAGCACGCTTATAAACATACTTATGGGCTACATCCGTCCAAAAAGCGGCGAGTGCAGAGTGCTTGGCAAAAATAGCTTTAACCTTGATAACGATACCAAGCGCGATATCGCCCTGCTGTTTGAGGGATTTACGAGCTTTGATCACCTTGGTATCGCGCAATACGAGGAATTTTTATCCGCATTTTATCCGCGCTGGGATAGCAAAATTTATAATGACTTGGCAAAGCTTTTAAAACTCAGCAAGGATCAAAAGCTAAATTCGATGTCCTTTGGGCAAAAATCTCAGGTTATCCTTGCCTCGCTCTTTGCGCAAGATGCGAAAGTGCTTATATTCGATGATTATTCCATGGGGCTTGATGCGGGATATAGGCGGCTTTTTGGCGATTATCTGAAGGACTATCTTGACGGCAAAGATAAGACCGTGATCGTTACAAGCCACGTGATGAGCGATCTTGAAAATTTGATTGATGAGTTTTTGATCGTCGAGCGAGGAGGGCGAATTTTTCAAAGCAAGATGAGTGAATTTATGCGCGAATTTAAGGTTTATAAGTTGCCAAAAGAGCTTGACGTGAGCAAAGAAAATTTTAAAAATGTAGATGAGTTTAAACATCACAAAATGGCTTACGGATTTGTAAATTTAGACGGCTTTGAAGCGCAAAATGCAAGCTTTGAGGATAAGTTTTTAGGCTTTGTAGGCAGATACGAGTAG
- a CDS encoding DUF4857 domain-containing protein, producing the protein MRAIFLKEISRLGLFFGFLALVLAIFFAWFSFDINYKFGAIHPESVIWYGYVFFDNEPEFATFAAILASFICVALAQFLPQRNRIKCLLHLPASSFKILLWHYLFAAIFFAIIWAVFGAWLVFLASKFYPVVITKEIFINWCYFCLSGAVFYIFTSSVLIDKRSLRAAISSVIFVVVCFALVFYVKSFALLLVLLLVSILLGFNALISHKETSINLAFLLAIYAGILAVAGVGGYKFYEQKFANKSERYYIFYSPSLKEFVFQENLGGHYFAYRSASGRVFKNETEYKNELAFNYYMDLKQQGKMPVKIGDEVFDEAAIRQARMSITYAPKDATPPKIPFYPLFNPDPKISAIPFSEDMIYLDADKFRVFHHDGDEEGEFSQILNKEAKNLGVKFPIKAVFGRFTNLKPFDAGLFFKDSAGEFFNVRIYDDKVSFEAVKSLKNFHYLHINESKNSEFLGLGFNEGKIYLFSKNYELKELDTAKFDPVTMRLRVSFDPKYLQVRFDDGKDYRAYVFDKDSFEKIGEINLKAK; encoded by the coding sequence TTGAGAGCGATATTTTTAAAAGAGATCAGTAGGCTTGGGCTCTTCTTTGGATTTTTGGCTTTGGTTTTGGCTATCTTTTTTGCTTGGTTTAGCTTTGATATTAACTATAAATTTGGCGCTATCCATCCAGAATCAGTCATCTGGTACGGCTATGTGTTTTTTGATAACGAGCCTGAATTCGCGACCTTTGCAGCGATCTTGGCAAGCTTTATCTGTGTGGCTTTAGCGCAGTTTTTGCCGCAGCGAAACCGCATAAAATGCCTGCTTCATCTACCTGCCTCAAGCTTTAAAATTTTGCTTTGGCACTATCTTTTTGCGGCTATATTTTTTGCGATTATTTGGGCTGTTTTTGGGGCTTGGCTTGTGTTTTTGGCAAGCAAATTTTATCCTGTAGTCATCACAAAAGAGATTTTTATAAACTGGTGCTATTTTTGTTTAAGCGGAGCGGTTTTTTATATCTTTACAAGCTCGGTTTTGATAGACAAAAGAAGCCTTAGAGCTGCTATCTCAAGCGTGATTTTTGTCGTAGTTTGCTTTGCGCTTGTGTTTTACGTTAAGAGCTTTGCCCTACTTCTTGTTTTGCTTTTGGTCTCTATCTTGCTTGGATTTAACGCGCTCATCTCACACAAAGAAACTTCGATAAATTTAGCCTTTTTGTTAGCCATTTACGCTGGAATTTTAGCGGTGGCAGGAGTTGGCGGATATAAATTTTACGAGCAAAAATTCGCAAACAAATCCGAGAGATATTATATATTTTACTCGCCAAGCCTTAAGGAATTTGTATTTCAGGAGAATTTGGGCGGGCATTATTTTGCTTACAGAAGCGCTAGCGGCAGAGTTTTTAAAAACGAAACAGAGTATAAAAATGAGCTTGCCTTTAACTACTATATGGATTTAAAGCAGCAAGGCAAAATGCCCGTAAAGATCGGTGATGAGGTCTTTGACGAGGCGGCTATAAGGCAGGCTAGGATGTCGATAACCTATGCGCCAAAGGATGCCACGCCGCCTAAAATTCCTTTCTATCCGCTCTTTAATCCCGATCCGAAAATTTCAGCCATACCTTTTAGCGAAGATATGATCTATCTTGACGCGGATAAATTTCGTGTTTTTCATCATGACGGCGATGAGGAGGGCGAATTTAGCCAAATTTTAAATAAAGAGGCTAAAAATTTGGGTGTGAAATTCCCGATTAAAGCTGTCTTTGGAAGATTTACAAACTTAAAGCCGTTTGATGCGGGGCTGTTTTTTAAAGATAGTGCAGGAGAGTTTTTTAATGTGAGAATTTATGATGATAAAGTAAGTTTTGAAGCAGTTAAGAGCCTTAAAAATTTTCATTATCTACATATAAACGAGAGTAAAAATAGCGAGTTTTTAGGGCTTGGCTTTAATGAGGGCAAAATTTATCTATTTAGCAAAAATTACGAGCTAAAAGAGCTTGATACGGCGAAATTTGACCCAGTTACAATGCGCCTTAGAGTGAGTTTTGATCCTAAGTATTTGCAGGTTAGATTTGATGATGGCAAGGATTATCGAGCGTATGTTTTTGATAAAGATAGCTTTGAGAAAATCGGTGAAATCAATCTAAAAGCAAAGTAA
- a CDS encoding ribonuclease J, protein MNEDKVVVSKGKSNKKRRFRPKNKNNQGEISTEVSAEQKASNNVIDNFFAAPFDGEAEGLKQANTSKQNGKKSNSKQHKKQHSQNGGQNSQAPAKNHNTENKNANVAQNSSNDDTQKPKKSKKAKKNLPAKLNGNEQWQQDIASAIEANKATHELRLEPLKYLNSSEHKIRVTPLGGLGEIGGNMTVFETETSAIIVDIGMSFPSESMHGVDILIPDFDYVRKIKDKVKGVIITHAHEDHIGAVPYFYKEFKFPIYATPLPLGMINNKFEEHGLKQERSLFRSVEKRKPYLIGDFEVEWIHITHSIIDSSALAITTKAGTILHTGDFKIDHTPIDGYPTDLGRIAYYGERGVLCLMSDSTNSYKEGITKSESSVGKTFDAIFAKAKGRVIMSTFSSNIHRVYQAIEWGLKYNRKVCVIGRSMERNLYTAMELGYVKLDKKIFIDANEVGKFKDNEVLIVTTGSQGETMSALYRMATDEHKYIKIKPTDQIIISSKAIPGNETSVSTVLNFLIKSGASVAYQDFSEIHVSGHAAQEEQKLMIRLTKPKFFLPVHGEYNHIAKHKETAISCGVDERNIYLMSDGDQVEICQKYMKRAKTVKTGKVFIDNQINKQISDDVVIDRQNLAEAGVVMIIAQISRHSQKLINKPRVVSYGLVADKQDAEFSKEMEEVLVQFLSNVKEELLKDSRMLESQVRQVIRKHIFRKVKKYPTIVPIIYLM, encoded by the coding sequence ATGAACGAAGACAAAGTTGTAGTCTCAAAAGGAAAGAGTAATAAAAAACGAAGATTTCGCCCGAAAAACAAGAACAACCAAGGCGAGATCAGCACAGAGGTAAGTGCCGAGCAAAAGGCGAGCAATAACGTTATAGATAATTTCTTTGCGGCTCCATTTGACGGCGAAGCAGAGGGTTTAAAACAAGCTAACACGAGCAAGCAAAACGGCAAAAAATCCAACTCAAAACAGCATAAAAAGCAACATTCGCAAAACGGCGGGCAAAATTCTCAAGCCCCTGCAAAAAATCATAATACTGAAAACAAAAACGCTAATGTAGCTCAAAACAGCTCAAATGATGATACTCAAAAGCCAAAAAAGAGCAAAAAAGCAAAGAAAAATTTGCCTGCTAAACTAAATGGTAACGAACAGTGGCAGCAAGATATCGCAAGTGCGATAGAGGCGAACAAAGCCACTCACGAGCTTCGTCTAGAGCCGCTTAAATACCTAAATTCAAGTGAGCATAAGATCCGCGTGACTCCGCTTGGCGGGCTTGGCGAGATCGGCGGAAACATGACAGTGTTTGAGACTGAAACAAGCGCGATAATCGTAGATATCGGCATGAGCTTTCCAAGCGAGAGCATGCACGGGGTGGATATCTTGATACCTGATTTTGACTACGTTAGAAAGATCAAAGACAAGGTAAAAGGTGTCATCATAACTCACGCGCACGAGGATCACATCGGTGCGGTGCCGTATTTTTACAAAGAGTTTAAGTTCCCGATCTACGCCACACCGCTTCCGCTTGGAATGATAAACAACAAATTTGAAGAGCATGGACTAAAGCAAGAACGCTCGCTCTTTCGCTCGGTTGAAAAGCGCAAGCCTTATCTGATCGGTGATTTTGAAGTTGAGTGGATACATATAACTCACTCCATTATCGACTCATCCGCGCTTGCCATCACGACAAAAGCCGGCACGATCTTGCACACGGGTGACTTTAAGATAGACCACACGCCTATTGACGGCTATCCGACGGACTTAGGACGTATCGCATACTACGGAGAAAGGGGCGTGCTGTGCCTAATGAGCGATAGCACAAACAGCTACAAAGAGGGCATCACAAAGAGCGAAAGCAGCGTAGGAAAGACCTTTGACGCGATATTTGCCAAAGCCAAAGGACGCGTGATAATGAGCACATTTAGCTCAAACATCCACCGCGTCTATCAGGCTATCGAGTGGGGGCTTAAATACAACCGCAAGGTCTGCGTCATCGGCAGAAGTATGGAGAGAAACCTCTATACAGCAATGGAGCTAGGCTACGTAAAGCTCGATAAGAAAATTTTTATAGACGCAAATGAGGTCGGCAAATTTAAAGATAACGAGGTGCTAATCGTAACCACAGGCAGCCAAGGCGAGACGATGAGTGCGCTATATCGCATGGCAACGGACGAGCACAAATACATAAAAATCAAGCCAACCGACCAGATCATAATCAGCTCAAAGGCAATCCCCGGCAACGAAACAAGCGTTTCAACGGTACTAAATTTCCTCATCAAATCAGGCGCAAGCGTAGCGTATCAGGATTTTAGCGAAATTCACGTAAGCGGACACGCCGCGCAAGAGGAGCAAAAGCTCATGATCCGCCTAACGAAGCCGAAATTTTTCCTTCCGGTTCACGGCGAATACAACCACATCGCAAAACACAAAGAGACAGCCATAAGCTGCGGAGTGGATGAGCGAAACATATATCTTATGAGTGACGGCGATCAGGTTGAAATTTGCCAAAAATATATGAAACGAGCAAAGACCGTTAAGACCGGTAAAGTCTTTATAGATAACCAGATCAACAAGCAAATTTCAGACGATGTCGTTATCGACCGCCAAAATTTGGCAGAAGCGGGCGTAGTCATGATCATCGCTCAAATTTCACGCCACAGCCAAAAGCTTATAAACAAACCGCGCGTAGTTAGCTACGGTCTCGTTGCAGACAAACAAGACGCGGAGTTTAGTAAAGAGATGGAAGAGGTGCTCGTGCAGTTTTTAAGCAACGTAAAAGAAGAGCTGTTAAAAGACAGCCGCATGCTTGAAAGCCAGGTGCGCCAAGTGATAAGAAAGCATATATTTAGGAAGGTTAAAAAATACCCTACCATCGTTCCGATAATTTATTTGATGTAA